The Piliocolobus tephrosceles isolate RC106 chromosome 3, ASM277652v3, whole genome shotgun sequence genome has a window encoding:
- the ASIC5 gene encoding acid-sensing ion channel 5 — MEQTEKSKVYAENGLLEKIKLCLSKKPLPSPTERKKFDHDFAISTSFHGIHNIVQNRSKIRKMLWLVVVLGSVSLMTWQIYSRLLNYFTWPTTTSIEVQYVEKMEFPAVTFCNLNRFQTDAVAKFGVIFFLWHIVSKVLHLREITANFTGSTEATNFAASHQNFSIAEFIRNKGFYLDNSTLLDCDFFGKPCTPKDFGHVFTEYGNCFTFNHGETIQAKRKVSVSGRGLSLLFSVNQEAFTDNPDLGFVDAGIIFAIHSPKTVPQFDGLGLLSPVGMHARVTIRQVKTVHQEYPWGECNPNIKLQNFSNYSTSGCLKECKAQHIKKQCGCVPFLLPGNGIECGLQKYLNCVSPVLDHIELKELCTVGTHNSSCPVSCEETEYPATISYSSFPCQKALKYLSKKLNQSRKYIRENLVKIEINYSDLNYKITQQQKAVSVPELLADLGGQLGLFCGASLITIIEIIEYLFTNFYWICIFFLLKIPEMTQWIPPPQNHLENKNRIEEC; from the exons GACTCTTAGAAAAGATAAAGCTTTGCCTTTCAAAGAAACCACTGCCATCTCCCACTGAACGAAAGAAGTTTGACCATGACTTTGCCATCTCTACTTCCTTTCATGGGATACACAATATTGTTCAGAACCGGAGCAAAATTCGCAAGATGCTCTGGTTGGTGGTGGTTCTGGGCTCAGTCTCACTCATGACATGGCAGATCTACAGTCGCTTGCTCAACTACTTCACATGGCCAACCACAACGTCCATTGAGGTTCAGTATGTGGAAAAGATGGAGTTCCCAGCTGTGACATTTTGTAATTTGAACAg GTTCCAAACAGATGCTGTAGCCAAATttggtgttatttttttcttatggcaCATTGTATCCAAAGTCCTCCACCTTCGAGAAATTACTGCCAATTTCACTGGCTCTACAGAGGCTACTAATTTTGCTGCAAGTCACCAAAACTTCAGCATTGCAGAATTTATCAGGAACAAAGGTTTTTATCTCGACAACAGCACTTTGTTGGACTGTGATTTTTTTGGAAAGCCATGTACCCCAAAG GATTTTGGACATGTCTTCACTGAATATggaaattgttttacttttaatcatGGTGAAACTAtccaagcaaagagaaaagtgaGTGTCTCTGGAAGAGGCTTGAGCTTGCTCTTCAGTGTGAATCAG GAGGCATTCACTGATAACCCAGACCTTGGTTTCGTTGATGCTGGGATCATCTTTGCTATCCATTCACCAAAGACGGTGCCACAGTTTGATGGGTTAGGCTTGTTGTCACCTGTGGGAATGCACGCAAGGGTAACCATCCGCCAAGTGAAG ACAGTTCATCAAGAATACCCTTGGGGAGAATGCAATCCTAACATCAAGCTGCAGAATTTTAGCAACTACAGCACTTCTGGTTGCTTGAAGGAATGCAAAGCCCAGCACATAAAAAAGCAATGTGGATGtgtgccttttcttcttcctg gaaatgggATAGAATGTGGCCTACAAAAGTACCTCAACTGTGTTTCTCCTGTACTTG ACCACATTGAACTTAAGGAGTTATGTACAGTGGGCACACATAACTCTAGCTGCCCTGTTTCTTGTGAAGAAACAGAATACCCTGCCACTATTTCTTATTCCTCTTTTCCATGTCAAAAAGCTTTGAAATATCTTTCCAAGAAGTTGAATCAAAGCCGGAAATACATCAG AGAGAATCttgtaaaaattgaaattaactATAGTGACCTAAACTATAAGATAACCCAGCAGCAAAAGGCAGTGAGTGTGCCTGAGTTACTTG CAGATCTTGGTGGTCAGTTGGGTCTATTTTGTGGGGCCAGTCTGATCACGATCATAGAAATTATTGAATATCTATTCACCAATTTCTACTggatatgcattttctttttgctgaagATACCTGAAATGACCCAGTGGATTCCTCCACCTCAGAatcatctggaaaataaaaataggatagAGGAGTGTTAA